The bacterium genomic interval GCTGGTAGAGATCGAAGGGCGGTGACGAGACCGGAACCGAGAGGCGCTGGCTGAAGTTCGCCTGGTAGACGTTCCCCTTCCCGATCTCCTGGAGAACCGTGTCGACCGCTTTCACGTAGCCACTCGCGTCGACCGTCGAATCGATCTCGAGCTCGAGGGGCGGGAGCGGCTTGGGAACACGCTTCGGTGTCGGCCCCTCGGAGAGGATCCACTCGATCCGGGCCGCCACCTCGTCGACCACGTGCCGCGAGCGGGCGATCGCCGTCTCGCGCGGTCCGGCGCCGTCGCTCGACCGCGCGTCGCCGAAGCCGAGACCGAAGACCCAGAGGCGCTCCGCTTCGTGGTCGTAGGCGAGCACGCGATCGACGAAGGCCAGGGAGAGATCCGGGAGACCGACGTCGTCGGGATTGCCGAAGTGCATCCGCTCTTCGATGGCGCTCCCGAGCTCGTAGCCGAAGTACCCGACCGCGCCGCCCAGGAACGGCAGGTCGAGCCCCGCCGAGAGTCCCGCGACCTCGTGCCATCGTCGATTGCCGGAACGACTCGAGGTCCGCGTGGAGTACACGAGGGAGTCCGCACGCGGAAGGAGCGCGCGCGCGGTCTCGATCGGATCGGCTTCGACGCGGTGGTACCCGCGATCGAGGCCGGCGCGCACGCCTCGCTGGACGTCGATCTCGACGAGCGCGTCGCCGTCTCGTTCGACGCGCGCCGACAGCCGCAGGTAGGGGTCCGTTCCGGCGAAGGAGGTCCGACCCAGCCGGCCCGCTTCGAGGGCGCTGTCGAGCCACCAGAAGCCCGGATCCGCGTGCAGACCATCGACGATCCGGAGCCACTCGGCGGCCTGGGCGGGCCGGTCGAGGGCCGCGAGGGCGATTCGTTCGATGGGGTGGAACATCCGGACTCCAGGGGCGGGCGGAAGCTAGCTCGCGCCCCACCCGGCGTCATCGAATCCCGGCGATTCCCCTGTGATTCCGGGCCGCTACACTCTTCCGACCTCCCGTGACGAAGCCCGACCGGACTCGGCGGAACCACCGACTTGAAGAAACGCTGCATCTATCACGCGGGCTGTCCGGACGGATTCGGCGCGGCGTGGTCCGTCCGCCAGGCGTGGGGCGACGACGCGTGGTACATCGCGCGCAACCACGACGATCGCGTCACCCTCGCCGACCACGAGGACGCCCTCGTCGCCTTCGTCGACATCGCCCCGGCGGAGGACGAGCTCCGCGCGCTCGCGGACGTCGCCGCCCAGGTCCTGATCCTCGACCACCACGTGACCGCCCGGGATCGCCTCGCGAGCGACCCGAGCGTCGTCAACGAGTACGAAGCCGACGGCCACGTCCTCCACTTCGACATGGGCCACTCGGGGTCCGTGCTCGCCTGGCAGGCCTTCCATCCGGAGACCGAGACGCCGGACCTGCTCCGCTACATCGAGGACCAGGACCTCTGGAACTGGGCCCTGCCCGACTCCGAAGCGGTGAACGCCGCGATCGCTTCCTATCCCCGCGACTGGGAGACCTGGGACCGCCTCGCCACCTGGCCGGTCGAGCGGCTCGTGGCCGAGGGCGAGCCGATCCTGCGCGCCAACCGGATGGAGATCGCGCGCCGCCTCGAGCACGTCCGCCCGATCGCCCTCGGAAACGAACGGATCGAAGGCGTCAACGCCTCGATCAACCGGTCCCGAATCGGCCACGAGATCGCGAAGCGTGCCGCCTACGGCAAGGAGTGGGGGATCGTCTATCGGGTCGAGGGGGCAGAGGTCTTCGCGACGATCTACTCGATCGGCGACCTCGACGTGTCCGAGGTCGCCGTGCGCTACGGCGGCGGCGGCCACAAGAACGCGTCGGGGTTCCACGTCCCGCTCGAGACCTGGCTCGCCGACTTCGTCGTCTGACGCGATTCAGCTCCCGGGCGGCGTGATCTTCATCGGACCGTAGGGATCGAGGAGCGTGACCGAGACCAGCTCCGCGACCTGCATGAGCGCGGGCATCGTCTCCCGGAACTTGTCCGTCGATTCGTGGGCCTTGCGCGCCTCCTCCGACTCGTAGATGTCGTAGAAGTAGAAGTCGTCGGGGCTGTCCTGCGCGGTGGAGAACACGTAGACCGGGATCCCGTCCTCGCCCTGGGTCTGTTCGAGCATGCCCGTCGTCAGGCGGATCACTTCGTCGCGCTGTCCGGGCTTGGCGCGCATGTGGGTCAGGAAGGCGTGCATCGTGTTCTCCTTGTCTCGATCTTCTAGAGGGCGAACCCGTCGTCGTCCCGTCGTTTCCAGCCGCCCGCCGCCCAGGTCCCGCCGTCGAGGTGGATCGTCGAGCCGGTCATGAAGCGCGACGCGTCGCTCGCGAGAAACACGACCGTGGCGGCGCAGTCGTCGGGATGTCCGGCTTCGGGCCAGGGCGTCGGCTCGATCCCGGGGATCCCCGGATCCGCATCCCCGCCCACCGCGTCGATCCCGCCGGTCGGAATCATGTCGGGGGCGATGCAGTTGATCCGGATCCGCCGCGGCGCGAGCTCGAGGGCGAGGCTCTTCGTCAGACTCGCGACCGCGGACTTCATGGCGGAGTAGACGGCGAAGCCCGGCCCGGCACGGTGGGCCTCGACGCTCGTCACGTTCACGATCGAGCCCCCCGCGCGCATGTGCGGAACGGCCGCACGGATGCACCCGGTCACCGTCCCGAAATTCTCGCGCACGAGGGCGTGCTCTCCCTTCGCGCTCACGTCGAGGAACGGAGACCAGAAGCCACCCCCCGCGTTGTTCACCAGCACGTCGACGGAACCGAGTGCGCTTACCGCCGCCTCGACCCACGCGTCGACGGCTTGCTCTTCGCGTACGTCGATCGTCGCCGAGTGACTGCGGCGCCCGAGGGCCTCGATCGACCTCGCGCAATCCGCCAACCCCGCCTCGTCCCGATCACAGATCGAGACGTCGGCCCCGCAGCGCGCGAGCCCGAGGGCCGTCGCGCGCCCCAGCCCTGCAGCCGCGCCGGTCACCAGGGCGACCCGGCCTTCCAGCGAGAAGGCGGCCGGGCCGAAGGAGCGATCGGACCAGATCGAAGGATCGAGGGGCATCGCGCGAGTGTGCGACACCGACGTCCGACCGGCTACGCTCGATCGCCCCGAATCACCCCCGTCCGCCGAGGAACGCAATGAGTCTCGTCCACACCGAAGTCATGCAGCTGAACGCCACCCCGGAGCAGGTCCGCGCCTTCATCATGACGCCCGACCGCATCCTCGACTACTTCCCGCAGCCCGTGGAGGGCGGCGTCCTCGAGCCGGGCCGCGCGATCTGGTGCCGGGGCGAGATGGGCGTGTCGATGCTCGAGGTCGTCGAGGCGGAGACGACGGACGCGGTCGTCGTCGTGAAGGTCTCGACCGCCTTCGGTCTCGAGGCGCCGTTCACGCGCGAGCGGATCGAGGAGAACACGGTCTTCACGATGGTCGAGGACTGGGCGCTCGAGGCGAAGGGCGGCGGCACGGAGCTCACGAAGTCCTGGCGCGACGTCCAGTCGAAGGGACCGGAGCCCTTCCCGATCGCCGATGCCGTCAAGGAGGGCGCGATCCACGAGAGCGCCCAGCTCGTCGAGGGCTGGAACGCGGCGGCGGCCGGATGAGACGGCGCTCAGGCGCGCCTCGGCGCGCTCGCTTGCCCGCTCCGACGGCCGGGTGTATACACCCGGCCATGGCGGCGACCTTCTTTTCGTATCCCTTCTTTATGGACGCCCGGGGCTGGTATGCCTTTGGCGCCGCGGAAGGGGCCGTGGAAGGATGCGCCCGTCTCAGAGCAGAGGTCTAGACGCGAGAAGCGCAGGACAGACCGAAGAGAAGACGGCCACCGAAGCTTTCACGGCCCCGAGAGGACAGACCTCTCGGGGCCGTTTCTTTTTCGGGCCTCGCCGACGCCGGAAAGCACGGACGGCGCGGCCGAGACGAAGCACGGAGATTCCGATGAGTTCCCTGGAAGACCGCAACCTGACGGCGATCGACCCCCTGCCCACTCCGGCAGAGCTGAAGACCGCCCATCCCATCTCGACGAACGGGGCGCGGACGGTCCTGCGCGCCCGGACGGCGATCCGGGACGCGATGCACGGACGCGATCCGAACCGCCTCGTGGCGATCGTGGGCCCTTGCTCGCTCCACGACCCCGAGGCGGCGATCGAGTACGCGCAGCGCCTGGTTCCGCTGGCGAAGGAGCTCGAGGGCGAGCTGATCGTCGTGATGCGGACCTACTTCGAGAAGCCGCGGACGACCGTCGGCTGGAAGGGGCTGGTGAACGACCCGCGCCTCGACGGCTCGTGTCACGTCGACGAAGGCCTCGCCCTCGCGCGGCAGCTGCTCCTCGAGGTCAACGACCTGGGCCTCCCCTGCGCGACCGAGTTCCTCGATCCGTTCGCGCCGCAGTTCCTCGCCGACGCGATCGCCTGGGCTGCCATCGGTGCCCGCACGACCGAAAGCCAGACCCACCGCGAGATGGCGAGCGGTCTGTCCATGCCCGTCGGGTTCAAGAACGGAACGGACGGGGGACACCAGGTCGCGATCGACGCGATGACCGCTTCGAGTGCGCCGCATTCCTTCCTGGGGGTCCGCGCGGACGGGACCGCAGCCGTCGTCAAGACCGCCGGCAACCCCGACACCCACGTCGTGCTGCGCGGCGGGGGCGGCCGTACGAACTACGACCGCGAGAGCGTCCTGGCCGTCGCCGAGAAGCTCGACAAGCGCGGGGTCATGGTCGACTGCTCCCACGGCAACTCGAAGAAGGACCCCGCCCTCCAGGGCGAAGCGCTCCGGGACGTCGCCCGGCAGATCCGGAACGGCTCGAACGACGTCCTCGGGATCATGCTCGAGAGCCACCTCGAAGAGGGGCGCCAGGACTGGAAGCCCGGCAGGGAGCTCCGGTACGGAGTCTCGATCACCGATGCCTGCATCGGCTTCGAAGAGACCGACGGCCTCCTCCGCGAGCTCGCCGCGTCCGTCCGGAGCCGGCGAAGCGGGCGCGTCGGACGGCGCGTGATCGACGCGGCCTAGCGACGACCCGGACGGCGGGCGCGATTGCCCCGCCGCCCCGGGTCCACCTACCGTCCCCGGTCGAGGAGGCGAATTCGATGAGCGACGACGCGCGGCGATCGAGGGCGAAGGCGATGTTCGAGGAGGTGAACGGGTTCCCTGCCCCGGATCCGCCGGACTTCTTCCAGGAGACGACCCTCGACCACATCTTCGGGGACGTGTGGACGCGACCGGGGCTGACGCGCAAGGAGCGGCGCCTCATCACGCTGACGACGATCGCCATGACGGGGGCGGCCACGGCGATGGAGGTTCACGTCCGATCGGCGCTCGAGAGCGGAGACCTCTCGCGCGAAGAGATGGGCGAGTTCGCCGCCCACTTCGCCCACTACGCCGGCTTCCCGATCGCGACCCAGCTCTACACGACGTTCCAACGGATCGCGGCGGAGCTCGACGCGGCCGAGGTGAGCTAGCCGATCCGCGGCTGACCGAGGACCCGGGACCCGGTTTCCGACAGCTGGGCGTGACCGCCCGGCAGCGAGCCCGCAGCCGATCGGCATCTCCGCGTCGTGTCGTCAGTCACCTGGAGCGTTCGACCGATTCCGACTGGACCTCTCTCCCGAGTCCGTTCGGGAGCGAACGGATCGGAAGGGTCCCCATGCAGACCATCCTGCTCGTCGCCGCCGGCGTCGTCCTCGGTGTCCTCGTTCTCGTCGTGCTCGGGTTCGGCTTCCTCAAGCGGAAGCTCGGCGACTTCTGCGACTCGATCGCACGGCTCGTCCAGGCGGGAGGCATCCCGCCCTTCCGGATCCATCTCGACGCCAACGCGGCGCCCGAGTGGAGTGACCGCGAGACGATCGACGCGGCGACCGCCGACTTCGAGTCCATCGGCTACACGCCGGTCGGAGACTTCGACATCCGCGAGATGGAAGGCGTGCGGCTGCGCGCGATGTGGAACCGCGAAGCGGGCACCTGGGTCGCGCTCTACGACCATCCGGAGGCCGGACTCTGGGCCGATGCGTTCCAGGAATTCCTCGACGGGACTTCGGTCACGGTCTCGACGGCACCCGAGACCGGAATGGACCGCCCGCTCCACGCGAAGCTCTTCCGCGTCGACGCGGAGATCACGGAGGCGGGCTACGCGGCCGCGCTCCACGGCCGGCTCGCCCACGAAGCCATCGGCCTCGAGGCGACCCCCTCCTCTCCCGAGGAATTCGTCGAGGTCTACACGGAGTTCTACGCGCAGGAGATGGACTGGCGGATCGCACGCGGCGGCGTCCTCCGGTCCGAGATCGAACGGATCGCCGAGCTGTCGGGCCAGACGCCCCCGAGCGAGGCGTCGATCGAGCTGATCCAGGACCTGTGGCGCGGCGCGATGACCTGCTTCATCGACGACGAGGTCCGGAACGCCTGGCTCTCCGACTGCGGCCTCTCCGCCCTCGAGTGGGAGCGTCTCCAGGACCGCATCCACGTCGTTCACGACCACCACGCGACCGAGGACCTGATCGAGGCGCTCGCCTGGGCCATGGTCGAGACCGACGCCGACGAGGACGCCGACTACGACGACGAAGCCGCCTGCGAGGCGGCGCGGGAGACGCTTCGTCCCTGCTTCGAGACTTCGAACCGCGAAGGGTTCGGTCGCGCCCAGGCCTTCCTGTCCGAGAAGCGGCAGTACGAGAAGCTCGGTTCGACCGAGGATCCGTGGCCGGCGGACATCTGGGCCGCACCGGAGCCGATCGACTGACGCGTTTCATGCGGCTTCGGAGGTGACGTGTCGCGAGAGGTGGTCGACGAGCCGACCGACTTCGACGTGGGCCGCCTCCACCGATCGACGATGACGGTCGTCCCCGAATTCCTGGTACTCGATGGCGACGCGGTGCATCTCGGCGACGCCGAAGTAGCGGGAGACCGTGCGTAGATGGGGTGTGAGGTGGTCGTGCTCGGCTCGCACGCCGCCCGGCGCGAATCCGAACTCGCCACTCGAGGTGAGCAGCACGAGCGTCTTCCCCTCGAGGACCGGCTCGATCGGCCAGTCGCCGCGCGCCAGATCGAAGCTGAAGGTCTCCTGCACGCGGACGACCTGATCGACCCACGCCTTCAAGCTCGCGGGCATCCCATAGTTGTACAGGGGCGACGCGATCAGCAGCAGATTCGCCTGCCGCACCTCTCCGATCAGCTCGTCGGAGAGCGAGAGTACCGCCCGCTGCCGAGGCGTCCGCTCCGAGTCCGAAGTGAATGCCGCATCGATCCACGGCTCGGAGACCGGCGGCGGCGGAGCGACCCCGACGTCGCGCAGCAGGATGCGGTCACCTGGACGGCGCTCCTGCCAGCCTCGAACGAAATCGTCGGCAAGACTTCGAGAGAGCGATCGCGATGTCCTCGCGCTCGCATCGATGCGGAGAATCGTGAACTGAGACATCAGATGAATCCTTCCAAGAAGATGGTTTTGGTGGGTTCACAGGCCCAGCGCGCCCAGGCCCGGATGACCTTCGGGGCGGCTCCCCAGCGGCCAGAGGAAGACGCGCTCGGCGCTCGTGATCGAGAGGTCGTTGATGCTCGCGATCCGTCGCCGCATCAGGCCGCGCTCGTCGAACTCCCAGTTCTCGTTTCCGTAGGAGCGGAACCACTCGTCGTCGTCGTCTCGCCACTCGTAGGCGAAGCGGACGGCGATCCGGTTCTCCGCGAACGCCCAGAGCTCCTTGATCAGTCGATAGTCGAGCTCGCGCGACCACTTCCGCTCGAGGAACGGCACGATCTCGGCGCGACCGCGGAGAAACTCCGAGCGGTTTCGCCACTCGCTGTCCTCCGTGTAGGCGAGGGCCACGCGGGCGGGATCGCGTGTGTTCCACGCGTCCTCGGCGAGACGGACCTTCTCGGCAGCGGACTCGGCGGTGAAGGGCGGGAGCGGGGGCCGGGATTCGTCCATGACGGTCTCCTCGAAGCAGCGCTTCGGAGCGGGTTCAGCAGGTCGAGGCGCGTTCGATCGGTCGGGTCTTCACACCGTCGATCGGGATCGCGAGCAGAAACGGCGCCTGACGCTCGAAGACGCGAGCCCGGGCGACGGCCTCCGCGTGTGAAGGGGTGCCGTCCGAACGCACGCGGCAAGCCGGCCGCTGTACGAGGCCGTGCCCGATCTCCCCTCCGAGCCGGGGCCCGGCGACGCCGATGCAACGCGCGTCCCGGGACTCGAGACAGGCTTCGAGCACGTTTCGAGGCGTGAAAGACCGCCGCAGGGAGAACACGTCCACCGCGTCATCGTCGAGATGGAAGAGCGGATCGCCGCCTGGATGGAGGACGGGGAGCTCCGCCCCCGCCTCCCGAGCCACGCTCGGTGAAGCCGGGCTCGCCTCGCGCGCCGGGGAGGCCTCCTCGAAGGTGTGGATGATCGCCTGCGCGGACGCGTCGTCGCCCTCGGCGACCGGGGACGCGTCGCCCGAAGCGAAGGCCGGGCCAGAGAGGGTCAGAGCCAGAAGGATTCCGAGACCGATTCGCATGTCGAACCTCCTCTTCGGGGCGGGTCTCCCGCCCGATCCGGAACGAGCGCGATCTTCGATAGAGCAAGGCCCGTGCCAGCCCCGAGCAGGCGTGAAACGCCACCTGGCGCCGCATGCGACGACGACCCGTCGTGGCGCACCGAAAGGCCGTTGTCGGGCCGCGGCCACAACGCGCCTTCGTGGCGCGCCCCGAGGCTCGCCGGTGGAGAGCGTCCAGGAGCCATCGAGCGCTCGGCACGCGACTTGCTCTCAGGGATGTTCGAGGAGGATGCTCGAATGCAGGAGCCCGATCGAAGAGGAAGAGTGAAGACCTGGGTTCGCGAGAACCCGCTGCCGACGGTCTGTCTGATCGCGGGCCCGCTCGTCGGTCCGTTCTACGCGCAGTTCGCGTTCCCGGACGCCGAGCTCTGGCGCCAGCTCGTTGGCGGCGCGATCGCGGGGGGCTACTTCGCGCTGTGCGCGATCCCGCACCGCTACATGTGACGTCCGCCGGCGGAGGCCGTCAGGCGCCTTCCTGCTCGCGGATCTTCGCGAGCCGGGAGGTCACGGTCGTCGGCTTCATGCCGAGGAGCTCGGCGGCGCCGCCGGGGCCGTAGATCCGCCCCTCCGCCTGCTCGACGGCGGCGAGCAGGTTGCGTCGCTCGATGTCCCGGAGCTCCGCGTCGGTCAGAACGCGACCGGAAGCTTCCACTTCGGGGGAGGCGGCCGCGGAAGGCGCGCCCGGGAAGTGGAACGTGAGCGCGCCCGCCTGCGACGTGATGACGGCGCGCTCGATCGCGTTCTGGAGCTCGCGAACGTTGCCCGGCCAGTCGTAGGCCGCGAGCGCGCGGCGATTGGCTTCGTCGAGCTCGGCGGGGCGGCGGTGCTTCCGGGTCAGTCGCGCCAGGAAGTGCTCGGCGAGGAGCGGGATGTCCTCGCGGCGTTCGCGGAGCGGCGGAACCTGGATCGGGAACACGTTCAGCCGATAGTAGAGGTCCTCGCGGAAGCGGCCCTCCTTGACCTCGACCGCGAGGTCGCGATTCGTGGCGGCCACGATCCGCACGTCGACGGTTCGCGTCCGGTCCTCGCCGACGCGCTCGAACTGCCCCTCCTGCAGGACACGCAGAAGCTTGCTCTGGAGTTCGAGCGGGATCTCGCCCACCTCGTCGAGGAAGAGCGTGCCTCCATCCGCCGCGGCGAAGCGGCCGACGCGATCCTTGACGGCACCGGTGAACGCTCCGCGAACGTGACCGAAGAACTCGCTCTCGTAGAGCTCCTTCGGAACCGAGGCGCAGTTCACGCGAACGAGCGGGTGTTCCGAGCGGTCGCTGGCGCAATGGACCTCGCGCGCCACGAGCTCCTTGCCCGAGCCCGACTCGCCCAGGATCAGGACCGATGCGTCGGTCGACGCCACCTGGCGGATCTGCTGGGCGACGTCCCGGATCGCGGGGCTCACGCCGAGGATGTCGCCGAAGGCCTGCGCGTCCTCGATCTCCTCGCGCAGGTACTCGTTCTCGGCTTCGAGCTGCTGGCGGAGACGGGCGTTCTCCTCGAAGGCGCGGGCCGTCGCGAGGGCCGCGGCGACGTGGTCGGCGACGACCCGGAGAGAAGTGAGCGGCGCCTCGGCGAGGACCTCACGGGTGAAGACGCCGAGCACGCCCAGGACTTCGCCCCGGAAGACGAGCGGCTGCCCGCCGAAGCCGAGGATGCCTTCCTTCTCCGCCCACTCGGGTCGCGAGATCCACGACGAGTCCTCCCGGGTATCACGGACCCAGACCGTTGCGGAGTTCTCGGCGACGCTCCCGACCTTCCGCTCGCCGATCGCGAAGCGCGAGAAGTCGCCGTCGATCCGGCTCCATTCTCCGCTGCTCGCGTCGAGCGGCGCACCCGCGGAGGCCACGAGCTGGAGGTAGGGCTTCGAATCCGCCTCGTCCTCCCGGACGAGCCAGACCCGGGCGAGCGCGACTTCGTCGATCGCCGCGAGGCGCTTCACGACGAGTTCGAGAAGCGCTCCGAGCTCTCGCTGCCCCGCGAGATCGAGCAGGAGATCCTGGATCGATTCGTAGAGCTCGAGCGTCGTGGCCTGCATCGCGATCGAATCCTCATCAGGGCGACGATTCGTCGTTGTACGACGAGTCCTCGTGGCGACGGATCGTCCGTCGCGCGGAAGGCGGCGCGAATCCAAAGGATATTCGAGCCCGAGGCGATTGGCACGACTCCTGCTTGGTCAGTTCCACGAACCACGAGGAGAATCGGACATGACCAACGAATACGATGTGATCGTGCTCGGCGCGGGCAACGCGGGCATGGCCGCCGCGAGCGCGGCGCAGGAAGCAGGACTTCGAACGCTGATCGTCGAAGCGCAGGACGCCGGCGGCGTCTGCCCGAACCGAGGCTGCGTCCCCAAGAAGGTGCTCGTCGCCGCGGCGCAGGCCCTCGACGCGATCGCCCGCGCCTCGTCCCACCAGATCGCGGTCGGACCGGCGACGCTCGACTGGCCGAGCCTCATCGAACGGAAGGAGACCTTCGTCGATGGCGTCCCCGCCGAGTTCGAGGCGAGCCTCGAGCGACGAGGAATCGATTTCGTGCGCGGAACGGCACGCTTCGTGGAACGTAACGCGGTCTGTGTCGAAGGAAGCGAATTCCGCGCGGAGCGCTTCGTCGTCGCGACCGGCTCGTCCCCTCGCCCGCTCCCGATCCCGGGCGCGGAGCATCTGCTCACGAGCGACGATCTGCTCGAGCTCGCCGCGCTCCCCGAGTCGATCAGCTTCGTCGGCGCCGGCGTGATCGCCTTCGAGTTCGCCCATGTCCTGGCGCGCGCGGGGACGCGGGTCACGCTCCTCGAGGTCGCCGACCGGGTCCTGCCCGCGCTCGACGCCGACGCGGCGCGGGTGATCGAGGACGCGACGCGCAAGCTCGGTGTGAACATCGAGTCGGGCGTCTCGATCGAACGCGTGGCCGCGACCCGGGACGGCATCGACATCGACTACCGGACCCGGAAGGGATCCCCGCGACGCATCTCGAGCACCGTCGCCGCGAACGGTGCCGGTCGCGTCGCCAACCTCTCCAGGCTCGACCTGCACTTCGCCGGGATCACCCTCGATCGAGGCCAGGTGAAGCGCGACGACGCGCTCCGGAGTCTCGAGAACCCCGACGTCTACTTCGCGGGCGATGCGCTGACGGGCGTGCCTCAGCTCTCGCCGCTGGCGAGCTACGAGGGACGCGTCGTCGGGTACAACCTGACCCACGAGACGCCGATCGCCGCGGAGTACGGCTACCAGCCCGCCGCGATCTACACGATCCCGTCGGTCGCGACGGTCGGGCTGACCGAAGAAGCGGCCCGAGAGCGCGGGCTCGCCTTCGACGCCCACGTGAACGACCTCCGCGAATGGCGTTCGGCGCGGACCCACGCCGAGGAGACCGCCTGGGCGAAGGTCCTCGTGGAACGCGGCTCGGACCGGATCCTCGGGGCCCACCTGGTCGGCCACGGCGCGGAGGAGACGATCCACACCTTCGCTCTCGCGATCGAGAAGGGCATGAAGGCGTCGGAGCTCCGCGAGCGGGTCTACGCCTACCCGACCTTCCACGCCGACATCAAGTATCTCGTCGGCTAGCCGAGGACGCGGGACTCGGAGACGACGGCCGCCCGGGCGACGCCGCCTCGGGCGGCGCGTCCGTCTCCGCGTCGCCCACGCGCCGCAGTCCGGCCCACGAGCCACCGAACTCTTCGAGGCTGACGTAGTAGACGCCGGCGCTGTCGAGATCGACGGGGCGCTCGCTCTCGGGCGCTTCCCCTTCGTCGTCGCCCTTCCCCTCCGTCGCCATCAGTCGACCTGCGGCGGCGTGTCCAGCAGGTGGGCGCGCACGTCGCCGGGCAGGTGTCCGAAGCCGCGGCGGTGGGCGTAGCGCCACTTCCCG includes:
- a CDS encoding sigma 54-interacting transcriptional regulator — its product is MQATTLELYESIQDLLLDLAGQRELGALLELVVKRLAAIDEVALARVWLVREDEADSKPYLQLVASAGAPLDASSGEWSRIDGDFSRFAIGERKVGSVAENSATVWVRDTREDSSWISRPEWAEKEGILGFGGQPLVFRGEVLGVLGVFTREVLAEAPLTSLRVVADHVAAALATARAFEENARLRQQLEAENEYLREEIEDAQAFGDILGVSPAIRDVAQQIRQVASTDASVLILGESGSGKELVAREVHCASDRSEHPLVRVNCASVPKELYESEFFGHVRGAFTGAVKDRVGRFAAADGGTLFLDEVGEIPLELQSKLLRVLQEGQFERVGEDRTRTVDVRIVAATNRDLAVEVKEGRFREDLYYRLNVFPIQVPPLRERREDIPLLAEHFLARLTRKHRRPAELDEANRRALAAYDWPGNVRELQNAIERAVITSQAGALTFHFPGAPSAAASPEVEASGRVLTDAELRDIERRNLLAAVEQAEGRIYGPGGAAELLGMKPTTVTSRLAKIREQEGA
- a CDS encoding NAD(P)H-dependent oxidoreductase, with protein sequence MSQFTILRIDASARTSRSLSRSLADDFVRGWQERRPGDRILLRDVGVAPPPPVSEPWIDAAFTSDSERTPRQRAVLSLSDELIGEVRQANLLLIASPLYNYGMPASLKAWVDQVVRVQETFSFDLARGDWPIEPVLEGKTLVLLTSSGEFGFAPGGVRAEHDHLTPHLRTVSRYFGVAEMHRVAIEYQEFGDDRHRRSVEAAHVEVGRLVDHLSRHVTSEAA
- a CDS encoding 3-deoxy-7-phosphoheptulonate synthase, with the protein product MPMSSLEDRNLTAIDPLPTPAELKTAHPISTNGARTVLRARTAIRDAMHGRDPNRLVAIVGPCSLHDPEAAIEYAQRLVPLAKELEGELIVVMRTYFEKPRTTVGWKGLVNDPRLDGSCHVDEGLALARQLLLEVNDLGLPCATEFLDPFAPQFLADAIAWAAIGARTTESQTHREMASGLSMPVGFKNGTDGGHQVAIDAMTASSAPHSFLGVRADGTAAVVKTAGNPDTHVVLRGGGGRTNYDRESVLAVAEKLDKRGVMVDCSHGNSKKDPALQGEALRDVARQIRNGSNDVLGIMLESHLEEGRQDWKPGRELRYGVSITDACIGFEETDGLLRELAASVRSRRSGRVGRRVIDAA
- a CDS encoding antibiotic biosynthesis monooxygenase gives rise to the protein MHAFLTHMRAKPGQRDEVIRLTTGMLEQTQGEDGIPVYVFSTAQDSPDDFYFYDIYESEEARKAHESTDKFRETMPALMQVAELVSVTLLDPYGPMKITPPGS
- a CDS encoding NAD(P)/FAD-dependent oxidoreductase, producing MTNEYDVIVLGAGNAGMAAASAAQEAGLRTLIVEAQDAGGVCPNRGCVPKKVLVAAAQALDAIARASSHQIAVGPATLDWPSLIERKETFVDGVPAEFEASLERRGIDFVRGTARFVERNAVCVEGSEFRAERFVVATGSSPRPLPIPGAEHLLTSDDLLELAALPESISFVGAGVIAFEFAHVLARAGTRVTLLEVADRVLPALDADAARVIEDATRKLGVNIESGVSIERVAATRDGIDIDYRTRKGSPRRISSTVAANGAGRVANLSRLDLHFAGITLDRGQVKRDDALRSLENPDVYFAGDALTGVPQLSPLASYEGRVVGYNLTHETPIAAEYGYQPAAIYTIPSVATVGLTEEAARERGLAFDAHVNDLREWRSARTHAEETAWAKVLVERGSDRILGAHLVGHGAEETIHTFALAIEKGMKASELRERVYAYPTFHADIKYLVG
- a CDS encoding nuclear transport factor 2 family protein; amino-acid sequence: MDESRPPLPPFTAESAAEKVRLAEDAWNTRDPARVALAYTEDSEWRNRSEFLRGRAEIVPFLERKWSRELDYRLIKELWAFAENRIAVRFAYEWRDDDDEWFRSYGNENWEFDERGLMRRRIASINDLSITSAERVFLWPLGSRPEGHPGLGALGL
- the pabB gene encoding aminodeoxychorismate synthase component I, with product MFHPIERIALAALDRPAQAAEWLRIVDGLHADPGFWWLDSALEAGRLGRTSFAGTDPYLRLSARVERDGDALVEIDVQRGVRAGLDRGYHRVEADPIETARALLPRADSLVYSTRTSSRSGNRRWHEVAGLSAGLDLPFLGGAVGYFGYELGSAIEERMHFGNPDDVGLPDLSLAFVDRVLAYDHEAERLWVFGLGFGDARSSDGAGPRETAIARSRHVVDEVAARIEWILSEGPTPKRVPKPLPPLELEIDSTVDASGYVKAVDTVLQEIGKGNVYQANFSQRLSVPVSSPPFDLYQRLRDHNPAPFGAYLSLPEATILSSSPERFLRVDQARRVESRPIKGTRARGADPEEDDRLARDLAASLKDRAENLMIVDLVRNDLGRVCKPGSIDVPELMKIETYAAVFQMVSTVVGELATGRDAFDLVRATFPPGSMTGAPKLAAVQLLEELESVRRGVYAGALGYFDVRGGLDLSVVIRTIVHDGTQAHLHVGGGIVADSKPEAEYVESLDKAKAPLAALAARPRAT
- a CDS encoding SDR family oxidoreductase; this translates as MPLDPSIWSDRSFGPAAFSLEGRVALVTGAAAGLGRATALGLARCGADVSICDRDEAGLADCARSIEALGRRSHSATIDVREEQAVDAWVEAAVSALGSVDVLVNNAGGGFWSPFLDVSAKGEHALVRENFGTVTGCIRAAVPHMRAGGSIVNVTSVEAHRAGPGFAVYSAMKSAVASLTKSLALELAPRRIRINCIAPDMIPTGGIDAVGGDADPGIPGIEPTPWPEAGHPDDCAATVVFLASDASRFMTGSTIHLDGGTWAAGGWKRRDDDGFAL
- a CDS encoding carboxymuconolactone decarboxylase family protein, which translates into the protein MSDDARRSRAKAMFEEVNGFPAPDPPDFFQETTLDHIFGDVWTRPGLTRKERRLITLTTIAMTGAATAMEVHVRSALESGDLSREEMGEFAAHFAHYAGFPIATQLYTTFQRIAAELDAAEVS